In the Camelus ferus isolate YT-003-E chromosome 34, BCGSAC_Cfer_1.0, whole genome shotgun sequence genome, one interval contains:
- the RAD52 gene encoding DNA repair protein RAD52 homolog isoform X1, whose protein sequence is MSGTEEAIFGSRDSHPASGSSVLCFGQYQYTAEEYQAIQTALRQRLGPEYISSRMAGGGQKVCYIEGHRVINLANEMFGYNGWAHSVTQQNVDFVDLNNGKFYVGVCAFVRVQLKDGSYHEDVGYGVSEGLKSKALSLEKARKEAVTDGLKRALRSFGNALGNCILDKDYLRSLNKLPHQLPLEVDLTKAKRQDFEPSVERARYSSCRQSMALGPPKPPEVPSPCRPDHSDGPHVVTLGDKDSSSRSLTSAAESDATHQRKLRQKQLQQQFREQMERQQHPSAPPSRKRDQAAPLVPPAEHGAPGAAVSEPGAQTDVLTALPVQRLHPPVSSVLADSLELWDLAPDAGDSVVKPSSKPQPPQTPATSVLKNQVETQSRTPQSLYHQDPPAKPGPWHLQTYNPNQQPTGDCDSSRKNQDMKKRKLEPS, encoded by the exons ATGTCTGGGACTGAGGAGGCAATTTTCGGCAGCCGTGACAGCCACCCTGCCAGTGGCAGCTCCGTGCTGTGCTTTGGTCAG TACCAGTACACAGCAGAAGAGTACCAGGCCATCCAGACCGCTctgaggcagaggctgggcccAGAATACATCAGTAGCCGCATGGCTGGAGGAGGCCAGAAG GTGTGTTACATTGAGGGTCACAGGGTAATCaatctggccaatgagatgtttGGCTACAATGGCTGGGCACACTCCGTCACGCAGCAGAACGTGG ATTTTGTTGACCTTAACAATGGCAAGTTCTACGTGGGAGTCTGTGCGTTTGTGAGAGTCCAGTTGAAG gACGGCTCGTATCATGAAGACGTGGGCTACGGCGTGAGCGAGGGCCTCAAGTCCAAAGCCTTGTCCCTGGAGAAGGCGAGGAAGGAGGCTGTGACGGACGGGCTGAAGCGGGCGCTCAG AAGTTTTGGGAATGCGCTTGGAAATTGTATTCTGGACAAAGACTATCTGAGGTCACTGAACAAGCTTCCACACCAG TTGCCTCTTGAGGTGGATTTAACTAAAGCAAAGAGACAAGACTTTGAACCATCTGTGGAGCGAGCCAGATACAGCAGCTGCCGACAGAGCATGGCTCTGGGACCCCCAAAACCACCAGAGGTGCCCTCCCCTTGCAGACCAGACCACTCAGATGGCCCCCATGTTGTGACACTGGGGGACAAGGACAGCAGCTCCCG AAGCCTGACCTCCGCCGCCGAGAGCGACGCCACACACCAGCGGAAGCTCCGGCagaagcagctgcagcagcagttCCGGGAGCAGATGGAGAGACAGCAGCACCCGTCTGCCCCGCCGTCCAGGAAGAGGGACCAGG cggcGCCGCTGGTGCCTCCTGCCGAGCACGGTGCCCCCGGAGCTGCGGTCTCAGAGCCAGGAGCCCAGACAGACGTCCTCACAG CACTTCCTGTGCAAAGGCTACATCCTCCCGTGTCCTCTGTCCTTGCAGACAGTCTTGAACTATGGGACCTGGCTCCAGATGCAGGGGACAGTGTGGTCAAGCCCTCGTCTAAACCACAACCACCGCAGACTCCTGCCACCTCAGTCCTGAAGAACCAGGTGGAGACCCAGAGCAGGACCCCACAAAGCCTTTACCACCAGGATCCACCAGCAAAACCTGGACCCTGGCACCTCCAAACCTATAACCCGAACCAGCAACCAACAG GAGACTGTGACTCCTCTAGGAAGAACCAGgacatgaagaaaaggaaactggagCCGTCTTAA
- the RAD52 gene encoding DNA repair protein RAD52 homolog isoform X2 yields the protein MSGTEEAIFGSRDSHPASGSSVLCFGQYQYTAEEYQAIQTALRQRLGPEYISSRMAGGGQKVCYIEGHRVINLANEMFGYNGWAHSVTQQNVDFVDLNNGKFYVGVCAFVRVQLKDGSYHEDVGYGVSEGLKSKALSLEKARKEAVTDGLKRALSFGNALGNCILDKDYLRSLNKLPHQLPLEVDLTKAKRQDFEPSVERARYSSCRQSMALGPPKPPEVPSPCRPDHSDGPHVVTLGDKDSSSRSLTSAAESDATHQRKLRQKQLQQQFREQMERQQHPSAPPSRKRDQAAPLVPPAEHGAPGAAVSEPGAQTDVLTALPVQRLHPPVSSVLADSLELWDLAPDAGDSVVKPSSKPQPPQTPATSVLKNQVETQSRTPQSLYHQDPPAKPGPWHLQTYNPNQQPTGDCDSSRKNQDMKKRKLEPS from the exons ATGTCTGGGACTGAGGAGGCAATTTTCGGCAGCCGTGACAGCCACCCTGCCAGTGGCAGCTCCGTGCTGTGCTTTGGTCAG TACCAGTACACAGCAGAAGAGTACCAGGCCATCCAGACCGCTctgaggcagaggctgggcccAGAATACATCAGTAGCCGCATGGCTGGAGGAGGCCAGAAG GTGTGTTACATTGAGGGTCACAGGGTAATCaatctggccaatgagatgtttGGCTACAATGGCTGGGCACACTCCGTCACGCAGCAGAACGTGG ATTTTGTTGACCTTAACAATGGCAAGTTCTACGTGGGAGTCTGTGCGTTTGTGAGAGTCCAGTTGAAG gACGGCTCGTATCATGAAGACGTGGGCTACGGCGTGAGCGAGGGCCTCAAGTCCAAAGCCTTGTCCCTGGAGAAGGCGAGGAAGGAGGCTGTGACGGACGGGCTGAAGCGGGCGCTCAG TTTTGGGAATGCGCTTGGAAATTGTATTCTGGACAAAGACTATCTGAGGTCACTGAACAAGCTTCCACACCAG TTGCCTCTTGAGGTGGATTTAACTAAAGCAAAGAGACAAGACTTTGAACCATCTGTGGAGCGAGCCAGATACAGCAGCTGCCGACAGAGCATGGCTCTGGGACCCCCAAAACCACCAGAGGTGCCCTCCCCTTGCAGACCAGACCACTCAGATGGCCCCCATGTTGTGACACTGGGGGACAAGGACAGCAGCTCCCG AAGCCTGACCTCCGCCGCCGAGAGCGACGCCACACACCAGCGGAAGCTCCGGCagaagcagctgcagcagcagttCCGGGAGCAGATGGAGAGACAGCAGCACCCGTCTGCCCCGCCGTCCAGGAAGAGGGACCAGG cggcGCCGCTGGTGCCTCCTGCCGAGCACGGTGCCCCCGGAGCTGCGGTCTCAGAGCCAGGAGCCCAGACAGACGTCCTCACAG CACTTCCTGTGCAAAGGCTACATCCTCCCGTGTCCTCTGTCCTTGCAGACAGTCTTGAACTATGGGACCTGGCTCCAGATGCAGGGGACAGTGTGGTCAAGCCCTCGTCTAAACCACAACCACCGCAGACTCCTGCCACCTCAGTCCTGAAGAACCAGGTGGAGACCCAGAGCAGGACCCCACAAAGCCTTTACCACCAGGATCCACCAGCAAAACCTGGACCCTGGCACCTCCAAACCTATAACCCGAACCAGCAACCAACAG GAGACTGTGACTCCTCTAGGAAGAACCAGgacatgaagaaaaggaaactggagCCGTCTTAA
- the RAD52 gene encoding DNA repair protein RAD52 homolog isoform X3, producing MSGTEEAIFGSRDSHPASGSSVLCFGQYQYTAEEYQAIQTALRQRLGPEYISSRMAGGGQKVCYIEGHRVINLANEMFGYNGWAHSVTQQNVDFVDLNNGKFYVGVCAFVRVQLKDGSYHEDVGYGVSEGLKSKALSLEKARKEAVTDGLKRALRSFGNALGNCILDKDYLRSLNKLPHQLPLEVDLTKAKRQDFEPSVERARYSSCRQSMALGPPKPPEVPSPCRPDHSDGPHVVTLGDKDSSSRSLTSAAESDATHQRKLRQKQLQQQFREQMERQQHPSAPPSRKRDQAAPLVPPAEHGAPGAAVSEPGAQTDVLTDSLELWDLAPDAGDSVVKPSSKPQPPQTPATSVLKNQVETQSRTPQSLYHQDPPAKPGPWHLQTYNPNQQPTGDCDSSRKNQDMKKRKLEPS from the exons ATGTCTGGGACTGAGGAGGCAATTTTCGGCAGCCGTGACAGCCACCCTGCCAGTGGCAGCTCCGTGCTGTGCTTTGGTCAG TACCAGTACACAGCAGAAGAGTACCAGGCCATCCAGACCGCTctgaggcagaggctgggcccAGAATACATCAGTAGCCGCATGGCTGGAGGAGGCCAGAAG GTGTGTTACATTGAGGGTCACAGGGTAATCaatctggccaatgagatgtttGGCTACAATGGCTGGGCACACTCCGTCACGCAGCAGAACGTGG ATTTTGTTGACCTTAACAATGGCAAGTTCTACGTGGGAGTCTGTGCGTTTGTGAGAGTCCAGTTGAAG gACGGCTCGTATCATGAAGACGTGGGCTACGGCGTGAGCGAGGGCCTCAAGTCCAAAGCCTTGTCCCTGGAGAAGGCGAGGAAGGAGGCTGTGACGGACGGGCTGAAGCGGGCGCTCAG AAGTTTTGGGAATGCGCTTGGAAATTGTATTCTGGACAAAGACTATCTGAGGTCACTGAACAAGCTTCCACACCAG TTGCCTCTTGAGGTGGATTTAACTAAAGCAAAGAGACAAGACTTTGAACCATCTGTGGAGCGAGCCAGATACAGCAGCTGCCGACAGAGCATGGCTCTGGGACCCCCAAAACCACCAGAGGTGCCCTCCCCTTGCAGACCAGACCACTCAGATGGCCCCCATGTTGTGACACTGGGGGACAAGGACAGCAGCTCCCG AAGCCTGACCTCCGCCGCCGAGAGCGACGCCACACACCAGCGGAAGCTCCGGCagaagcagctgcagcagcagttCCGGGAGCAGATGGAGAGACAGCAGCACCCGTCTGCCCCGCCGTCCAGGAAGAGGGACCAGG cggcGCCGCTGGTGCCTCCTGCCGAGCACGGTGCCCCCGGAGCTGCGGTCTCAGAGCCAGGAGCCCAGACAGACGTCCTCACAG ACAGTCTTGAACTATGGGACCTGGCTCCAGATGCAGGGGACAGTGTGGTCAAGCCCTCGTCTAAACCACAACCACCGCAGACTCCTGCCACCTCAGTCCTGAAGAACCAGGTGGAGACCCAGAGCAGGACCCCACAAAGCCTTTACCACCAGGATCCACCAGCAAAACCTGGACCCTGGCACCTCCAAACCTATAACCCGAACCAGCAACCAACAG GAGACTGTGACTCCTCTAGGAAGAACCAGgacatgaagaaaaggaaactggagCCGTCTTAA
- the RAD52 gene encoding DNA repair protein RAD52 homolog isoform X4, whose translation MAGGGQKVCYIEGHRVINLANEMFGYNGWAHSVTQQNVDFVDLNNGKFYVGVCAFVRVQLKDGSYHEDVGYGVSEGLKSKALSLEKARKEAVTDGLKRALRSFGNALGNCILDKDYLRSLNKLPHQLPLEVDLTKAKRQDFEPSVERARYSSCRQSMALGPPKPPEVPSPCRPDHSDGPHVVTLGDKDSSSRSLTSAAESDATHQRKLRQKQLQQQFREQMERQQHPSAPPSRKRDQAAPLVPPAEHGAPGAAVSEPGAQTDVLTALPVQRLHPPVSSVLADSLELWDLAPDAGDSVVKPSSKPQPPQTPATSVLKNQVETQSRTPQSLYHQDPPAKPGPWHLQTYNPNQQPTGDCDSSRKNQDMKKRKLEPS comes from the exons ATGGCTGGAGGAGGCCAGAAG GTGTGTTACATTGAGGGTCACAGGGTAATCaatctggccaatgagatgtttGGCTACAATGGCTGGGCACACTCCGTCACGCAGCAGAACGTGG ATTTTGTTGACCTTAACAATGGCAAGTTCTACGTGGGAGTCTGTGCGTTTGTGAGAGTCCAGTTGAAG gACGGCTCGTATCATGAAGACGTGGGCTACGGCGTGAGCGAGGGCCTCAAGTCCAAAGCCTTGTCCCTGGAGAAGGCGAGGAAGGAGGCTGTGACGGACGGGCTGAAGCGGGCGCTCAG AAGTTTTGGGAATGCGCTTGGAAATTGTATTCTGGACAAAGACTATCTGAGGTCACTGAACAAGCTTCCACACCAG TTGCCTCTTGAGGTGGATTTAACTAAAGCAAAGAGACAAGACTTTGAACCATCTGTGGAGCGAGCCAGATACAGCAGCTGCCGACAGAGCATGGCTCTGGGACCCCCAAAACCACCAGAGGTGCCCTCCCCTTGCAGACCAGACCACTCAGATGGCCCCCATGTTGTGACACTGGGGGACAAGGACAGCAGCTCCCG AAGCCTGACCTCCGCCGCCGAGAGCGACGCCACACACCAGCGGAAGCTCCGGCagaagcagctgcagcagcagttCCGGGAGCAGATGGAGAGACAGCAGCACCCGTCTGCCCCGCCGTCCAGGAAGAGGGACCAGG cggcGCCGCTGGTGCCTCCTGCCGAGCACGGTGCCCCCGGAGCTGCGGTCTCAGAGCCAGGAGCCCAGACAGACGTCCTCACAG CACTTCCTGTGCAAAGGCTACATCCTCCCGTGTCCTCTGTCCTTGCAGACAGTCTTGAACTATGGGACCTGGCTCCAGATGCAGGGGACAGTGTGGTCAAGCCCTCGTCTAAACCACAACCACCGCAGACTCCTGCCACCTCAGTCCTGAAGAACCAGGTGGAGACCCAGAGCAGGACCCCACAAAGCCTTTACCACCAGGATCCACCAGCAAAACCTGGACCCTGGCACCTCCAAACCTATAACCCGAACCAGCAACCAACAG GAGACTGTGACTCCTCTAGGAAGAACCAGgacatgaagaaaaggaaactggagCCGTCTTAA